In Arachis stenosperma cultivar V10309 chromosome 1, arast.V10309.gnm1.PFL2, whole genome shotgun sequence, one DNA window encodes the following:
- the LOC130983985 gene encoding uncharacterized protein LOC130983985, with product MGNCQAAEVATVVIQHPAGNKVEKLYSSINAKDVMNSNPGHYVALVVSSPNLNSQNGTPFKQFKLLRPDDTLLLGQVYRLITFEDVLKEFASKKCGKLGKLLERSGNGVQMKHKGPNPTASNSDFNSIKMEQEIHQIGSNGSSSSSYNKGFGKHFVVGGGSQWRPALQSIAEVGT from the exons ATGGGGAATTGCCAAGCTGCGGAGGTTGCAACGGTGGTCATTCAGCACCCGGCGGGGAACAAAGTTGAGAAGCTTTATTCGTCGATTAACGCTAAGGACGTTATGAATTCCAATCCCGGCCATTATGTTGCGCTTGTTGTGTCTTCCCCCAATCTCAACTCTCAAAACGGAACGCCATTCAAGCAGTTCAAGCTTCTAAGACCTGATGACACTTTGCTTCTTGGCCAGGTTTATCGTTTGATCACTTTTGAAG ATGTGTTGAAGGAGTTTGCTTCGAAAAAATGCGGTAAGCTTGGGAAACTGCTCGAGAGAAGTGGAAATGGGGTTCAGATGAAGCACAAGGGCCCAAATCCTACTGCTTCAAATTCTGATTTCAATTCCATTAAG ATGGAACAGGAGATTCACCAAATAGGAAGTAAtggcagcagcagcagcagctaTAACAAAGGTTTTGGAAAGCATTTTGTTGTTGGTGGTGGTAGTCAATGGAGGCCAGCCTTACAGAGCATTGCAGAAGTTGGAACTTGA